The genomic segment TAATATGTTTTGCACGATTAAAGAGCCAATGCCTTGTCCTTGGTACTCAGGCCAAACAGCACAGTCATAAATAGCAGCTTGATATTCCCCATCAGAGAGAGCCCTTCCAAAACCGATAAGCCTGTTCTCAGAATATATAAAAACTGTGGTATGGCTGGCCTCAAATGCACGTTTGTGCTTGTCTGGTGAGTGGTATGCCATTCCTACAGCTTTTAATGTTTCTGATACAATTTCCCAATCAACCTCACTGCAGTCATTCACTATTTTAAAATCCACGTAATATCTCCAATCTATTTCTCAATATTGAGCAGTGTAACTCGGCTTGTTGCACAAATAGAAGTTGCTCACCTTGCTCGATGCTCTTTTATTATATATCTATAATAAAAGAAAAAACATAACACACCTAAGGTGTTACCATACACTGATAAGCTGCCAATAATCATCACAAAGGTTTAATAACTTCAAGCCTGTAGCTCTTACATCCAGTCAAAGACCCGATCAGCCCTGCCAGGGCAGTTTAAATAAAAAAAAGGGGACAACTGATTTCTCAGTTGCCCCCTTTTTTGTTCTTCAATCATCAACGGCTATTCAACAGTAACCGACTTAGCCAGGTTACGGGGTTGATCCACATCACAACCACGTCTCGTTGCTATCTCATAGGAGAGTAGCTGAGCGGGGATGGTGTAGAGAATGGGATTAACATCATCGTCCACCCGTGGCAGGTAGATAACATCATCGCTGATGTTTGCCAGCTGACTGTCTCCCTCGCTACCAATGAGGATAAGGCGGCCCTGACGTGCCTTTATCTCCTCAACATTAGAGATACTCTTCTGATAGACATCATCATCTGGGACCAGGGCAAGTATGGGCATATCCCTATCAATAAGGGCAATGGGGCCATGCTTGAGCTCGCCCGAGGCATAACCTTCGGCATGAATATAGGATATCTCTTTCAGCTTCAGGGCTCCTTCAAGGGCAATGGGAAAGCTGAGACCACGGCCGATAAAAAGAAAATCCCGACTGTCGTAGTAGTCATCTATCAGCGAGGCTATCTTCTTCTGCAGGCTGGGCAGAATCTCCTCTATCACGGTGGCCACACCAACCAGAGCTCTACCCAGTTGCAGGCTCTTTTCCAGACTTAACTGCTTACGTTTCTGACCAAGAAAGACAGTGAAGAGGAGAAGAGCTGAGAGCTGAGCGGTAAAGGCCTTGGTGGAGGCCACACCAATTTCAGGGCCGGCATGGGTATAGATGACGCCATCGGCTTCCCGAGTCATGGTTGAGCCAACAACATTACAGATGGTGAGAATCTTAGAGCCCATCTTCTTTGCCCTACGAATGCCGGCAAGGGTGTCGGCGGTTTCACCTGACTGAGAGATACAGATGGTCAGCACCCGCTCATCTATAAGTAGATGGCGATAACGAAATTCTGAGGCAATATCAACCTGCACGGGGATTTTTGCGTATTTTTCCAGCCAATATTTTGCAACCATAGCTGCATGCCAGGAGGTGCCACAGGCAACCAGAAAAATCCTGTCTATGTCCCTTAGCTGCTCGTCACTAAAGCCCAGATTCGGCAAATTGGCCTTACCCGACTCAAGATTAATACGACCGGCAACGGTATTGGTTATGGCCTGTGGTTGCTCAAATATCTCTTTCAACATGAAGTGCTTATAACCACCCTTCTCTGCCATGGAGGCACTCCAGTCAATAAAAGTGATCTCCTTGTCAACGGGCTCACCGCTCACCAGAGAGGCTATTTGATAATCATCAGCGGTAAGGACCGCAATCTCCATATCATCAAGAAAGATTACCTTTCTGGTATAGGGAAGAAGAGCAGGGGTATCCGAGGCCAAAAACATGCCCTTTTCTTCTCCAATACCGAGAACAAGGGGGCTCTGATTACGCACGGCAATAAGGGTTTCCGGCGCCTTGGCCCACATAACTCCTAGAGCATAGGAGCCTTCAACCCGAGCGAGCGCCTCTTTGATAGCACGAACAAGGACATCTACCCCATGGGCATCTTGCTCAAGATACTCCTCAATAAGATGGGCAAGGACCTCGGTATCAGTCTCCGAGGTAAAAACATGCCCCTTGGCCCGAAGCTCCTCACGCAGGGAGTGATAGTTTTCGATAATACCATTATGAACCAGAACCAGCTCACCCGTACAATCACTATGAGGATGGGCATTCTCCATGGTTGGAGCACCGTGGGTTGCCCAGCGGGTGTGGCCTAGGCCGAGGTGGGAGGGGGCGACAAGATCATCGCCGACAACATCTTCCAGACAAGATAGTTTACCGTTAGCGCGATGCTTGACTATTTTTCCATCCTGAAGGTAGACGAGTCCGGCAGAATCATAACCTCGATACTCCAGACGCCGCAAACCTTCCAGAATAACAGGCACAACTTTTTTAGGACCACAATAGCCAACAATACCACACATATAAACATCCTCCCAAGGTAAGATTAAATTTTTTCCGCTTAACTTTATATTAATACCATGTATTTTAAACTGAAGGCGAGTTTTTTCTTTTGATAGCTTATGCAAAAAGTAGTATCCTCGCACAAAATTTAGCCATATATATTTAACACAATGACCTTGGGGCAACAAAAATGACAGATAGACAACGATTAAAAGAAATTCTCTTGGAAAAATCATACCGAGAGGGCGCTTTCACCCTTACTTCAGGAAAAACTTCAGACTTTTATATCGACGGCAAACAGACAACCCTCTCCGCAGAAGGTGCCCTTCTTTGTGGAAAGCTCCTCTTTCAACTCATTGCCGAGAATGAAACCAAGATCGATGCAGTAGGCGGTATGACCCTCGGGGCTGATCCACTTGTCACTGCAGTTTCCATTGCAAGCTTTCTCCAAGATGCACCAATTCCAGCCTTTATCGTACGAAAAGAGGCCAAGGGCCACGGAACGGGAAATTACATCGAAGGCCTTAAGAACATGGCAGATGGTTGCACCGTAGCCCTGCTCGAAGATGTTGTAACCACCGGTGGCACCCTGATCAAGGTCATCGACCGCGTTGAAGCTGCCGGCTTTAAGGTGGGTCTTGTCGCCACCGTTATTGAAAGACAGGAAGGCGGCACAGCCGTACTGGCCGAAGCGGGCTACACCCTGAAATCTATCTTTACCCGTGAAGAGTTGCTCAGTAAATAAGCCCCCGGGGTCTTTAATTGACTTGAGGATAGCTAAAAAAACATGCAAACTAGTCTCATTGCCGAAGCGATTTATTGCTACGAGACATTTTTTTTACAGGGAAGAAGAGATGAAATGTAAAGAATGTGGTGAAAAGCTCGAAGTGCATCGTAGCTGTCGCCGAGTACGAATGCGCTGTATCTCATGCAAGGCTGAATTTCAAATACATGAGGTTGCCGATCAGCTCGATGCGGAGACAGAAGAGATCCTCGCCAAGTACAGCACCCTTATCTACGATTGATCCTGATAAGAGATCAGAATAATTCGATCTCTTAATCCCCTGGCCTATTCCTCTGAATAGGCCAGGGGATTTTTTTTGTCTTTACCTGAGGCAATGCTATCCTATATTATTAGCGAAAGAAGCGGTGTTTAACACCTTGCAGAGGTTGGATAAGATTCATAAATTCAGGTAGACCATGACAAACGAGATAACTGTAACCTGCTATATAAACGAAAACGGGCAGACGGAGGTGGTCTGCCCGAAATGTTTTAAAAGCCGGCTTGTCTCTGCTGAAAAGTTTAAGGGACAAAAAGATAACATCGGAATACGATGTCCATGTGGCCATCTCTTTAAGATACAGCTTGAATATCGGACAAGACAAAGAAAAGAGACAAACTTTGTCGGAACCTACCAACTCAAACCGCTGGCAAGCCCTCACCAAACCGACAGCCAGGCAAGAGCGCCACATTCCGGCGGCATCGTTGAAATAATAAATATTTCCCAGACAGGCCTCTGCTTTAGAGCCCGAGGCCATCATGGCATCCAGGTCGAACAAGACGGTCGGGTTCAATTCGTTCTCGATAACCGAAAAGAGGCTAAAATAAGCAAAAATGTCATCATCCGCAACGTAGAGGGCAAGAGAATCGGTTGTGAATTTATCCAAGACCAGGCATACGAAAAAGAGCTGGGCTTTTATCTTCGCAACTAAAGATCCTTCTCAGCCAGAATTCGTCCCAACATCTTTTCAGCACGGGCAAGAAACGGTTTCAGGGTTTCAGGCTGGAGAGCGCTTACCAACACCCCCTGCTCGCTTAAATCTTCCAGAAGACCTACTGCCGGATCAGCCAGCAGATCGATCTTATTAAAAACCTTCAGGCAGGGAATATGGCCAAGATCCAGTTCTGAGAGTAGCCTCTCCACCACCTCTATATGATCCCTATAGCATGGATTTGACACATCAATAACGTGGATAAGCAGATCAGCCTCCTCAAGCTCTTCCAAGGTCGCCATAAATGCCTTTATCAGCTCAGCCGGCAAGTTACGAATAAAGCCAACGGTATCGGTGATGATCACCTCCATCTCCGTGGGAAATCGTAAACGACGACTGGTCGGATCCAGGGTGGCAAAGAGTTTATCCTCTGCAACAATATGACTCCCCGTCAAGACATTAAGCAGGGTGGATTTACCGGCGTTAGTATAGCCCACCAAGGAAAGAACCGGAACATCCCTCCTGCGACGCTGGGCCCTCCTCCTATAACGTTCCTCACCCACATGTTTCAGTTCCCGGGCAAGCCCTGATAGGCGATCATTAATACGACGACGATCAAGTTCAAGCTTTGTTTCCCCGGGTCCACGGGCACCAATACCACCGCTCAAACGAGAGAGGGCATCATCACGGGAGGAGAGACGAGGTAAGGCATATTTAAGCTGAGCCATCTCTACCTGCAACTTTCCTTCTCGAGAGAGAGCCCGACTGGCAAAAATATCAAGGATGAGCTGAGTTCTATCAATGACCCTCATCTCGGTAAAATCAGTAATAGAGCGTACCTGAGAGGGATTTAAATCCTGATTAAAGACCAACAGATTTGCATCGAGCTGCAGGGCCAGAATCATGATATCGGCAAGCTTACCCTTACCCAGAATGAAACGTGGATTTGCCTTTCTGCTTCGCTGAAGGACCGTATCAAGCACCTTAACATTGGCAGAGCGGGCAAGCTCACCAAGTTCGGTTAAAGATTCCTCGGCAAGCATCTTAACCTCAGCCGTAACACTAACCAAAATAGCCCGATCACCATCATCGGCAACAGAGAGGCTACGCACCCGAGAAAAACCTGCCTCTACCTCGGCAATAATATCCTCCACCGAGCCTCTCTGCTGAGAGGGATGGACGGGGTCTAAAAAGGTCCAACTGCTCGCACCGTCCCGGGCCGGTTGCAAATGGGCAGAGTGGAGGCTCTGCACCTGACCATCTTTTGCAACCTGCAAAACAGAAAGCATATCAAGGCGAAGAAAGAGCAGATCCATCAGATCCTCATCACTGATCTCCTCGCCGCGAAGATGAGTATGCACCAGACGCACCCCCTTGAGCCGACCTCCACCACCACGTAGATGGGCAAGGGACGGGATCATTATCGCCTTATGGGTCCCCACAATAATCATCTCCAATTTACCGGAACGATGAATGAGGAGACCTATCTGCCGATTTATTTCAGCAGAGATCTGACCAAGACTACGGGCCATCTCCGCTGAAATTATCTGATCACGGGAAACCTTCTTTTTGCCTAAACTCTCAAGAAATTTTATCTGGTTTTTCTTTAGACCACTCAGGTTACCTGTTACAATACTGATAGCTCTCTCCTATAAAATGACTGCAAACAAAAAAAACCGGGCAACAATATTAATTTCTAAAATTCTGTGCATTAGGAAAACGACGACCATAGCCAAAGGCCTTGCTGGTCACCTTAAGGCCCACGGCAGCCTGCTTACGCTTATACTCATTGAGACGCACGCGACGCAGAACATCTTGCACCATCTGCCTGTCAAAACCATGGGCTACAATTTCCTCACAGCCACAACCATCCTCCAGATGAAGTTCAAGTACCCGGTCAAGAACATCATAGTCAGGCAGATCATCCTGATCACACTGGTCTGGTTTAAGCTCAGCAGAGGGTGGCTTAGAAATAGTATTCTCAGGGATTATCTCACCATGACGATTGACATAACGGGAGAGGGCATAGACCAATTGCTTGGGCACGTCACTGATAACGGCAAGTCCACCGTTCATATCACCGTAGAGGGTGCAGTAGCCCACCGCCATTTCACTCTTATTTCCCGTGGTCAGGAGCAACTTATTAAATTTATTGGACAGGGCCATAAGCAGGTTGCCACGAATTCTAGCCTGAAGATTCTGTTCTGTCACATCCTCTTCCAGCCCCGTAAATATCGGGGCAAGACTTGATTCAAAGGCATAAAAAAGATCCTTTATAGGAATCATCTTAAAATCACAGCCCAAATTCTCAGCCAGAGACTGGGCATCATCATAGGATCCACCGGAACTATACTGAGAAGGCAGGGCCACACCCTGAACGTTCTCTGCCCCGAGGGCGTCAACTGCAATGGCGGCGGTAAGAGCTGAATCAATGCCGCCTGAAAGGCCCAGAACCACAGAGGTGAAACCGCACTTTCTTATATAATCACGCACACCGAGAACCAGGGCCTGATAGACACTCTCCTCAGGGCTGGCCAGAGGTCGAGGAGGCGCTGAACACTCCTGAGACTCCGTATCATAGACCAAAAGGTCTTCGGCACAGGATGCGGCCTCTCCCAAGACCTCACCTCTTTCTGAAATGGCAAGGCTACCCCCATCAAAGATAAGAGAATCCTGGCCCCCCACCTGATTACAGTACAGAAATGGCGCCCCCAGGGCTAGAGCAGACTCGGCAAAAATCCGGCGACGCTGGGCCTCTTTGCCACGCTGAAAGGGGGAGGCAGAGATATTAATCACAGCTGCAAGAGAAATGTTCTTCTCCCGGCAACTCTCAACCATTCCCGAAACCGGAGAGAGGGCGTAGTGACCAACCTCATCGTGCCATACGTCTTCACAGATGGTTACCCCAAAGGTAGTCCCCCCGAGGGTATAAAACTTTTCACTTTCCTCTGCCCGACCCGGCTCAAAATAACGGCTCTCGTCAAAAACATCATAGGTGGGCAGAAGCTGCTTTCGCCTTCGATAAACGACTCTCCCCTCCCGAGCCACAAGGACAGAATTATAGAGGGCTCTGCCCCCCTTACCTTCACGTTTTTCCACAGCGCCAAACATAACATCAATGCCTGGAAGTTCTCCCAATAGACGATCTAGGGCAGCCTGGTGTTCTTCAATAAAAACAGATCGTTCCAGTAAATCAAGAGGCGGATAACCAGAAACGGCGAGTTCAGGAAAAACGACAAGGGAGCACCCTGCCTCCTGAGCCTTCGTGGCCCAAGAAACTATTTTTTTACAGTTATGGGCAAAGTCACCAATGAGCGGATTATATTGAACAAGTCCTATTTTCACGTGCTATTCTCCATATTCGCCCTTTATCCAAGCAAATAAAACATATTTAATCTATTGCCAGTGGTCTTAAACAGGCTCCTTTTAATAAGGAGCAGGAAAACCCTGTTTGCAGAAAATGCCTTTTACCAAGAGCCCCTTACCTGCACTCAAGGTAGACCGGCACCTCTCTCATTTAAAGAGAAACCACAAATAATCAATTGATCCCTATCTGACCAGTTTTTTCTCCATCTCTCTCTTTTTTGAGTTTTCGCCGATAGTTATAGACAGCCCTATTATGATCTCGAAGGTTGGTCGAAAAGACATGGGTACCATCGTTATTGGAGACAAAATAGAGATAGCTGTTTTTCTCCGGTTGCAGTACCGCCTGCAGGGCCTTTTCGCCGGGATTACAGATAGGGCCCCGGGGAAGGCCTGGGATAGAGTAGGTATTATAGGGAGTTTTGCGGCGCAGATCAGTTCTGGTAATCGGGCCCTGATGCTCATCAAGGCCGTAGAGAACCGTCGGGTCAGATTGCAAACGAATACCTCTTTTTAACCGATTATAAAAAACGCCTGCAATACGGGGCTGTTCCATAGCCACCCTTGCCTCCTCCTCCACGAGGGAGGCGAGAGTGACAAGCTGTAAACGGCTGTACTCGCCAGCCGCCTCACGACCTGCGACAAGCCTGCGCCAAACAACGGAGAAGCGATGGACAAGAATTGGTATAATGGCCTCCGCCCCATGGATATTACGGGTAAGATAGTAGGTATCCGGATAAAGATAACCCTCAAGAGAGGGCAAAGGGGCAAGCCCCAGAGAGGCGATAAATACCTCGTCTCTTGCCAGGCTGATAAAACGCTCAGCATCACACCAATCATCAGCGGCAAAGATGGCGGCAAGCTCCTCTATCCTCAGCCCTTCAGGTACAGTTACACTGTGCTGAACAGGCTTTGCTACAACCAATTGACGAAGCAACTCCACGGGCCTACGTTCAACGGGCAAGGCAAACTCACCCGCCTTGACCTGACGGGCAAGACCAAGATAACGGGCCATAAGGGCAAAACGGAGATCATCGTTGACAAGCCCTGCCCCGGCAAGAATTTTCTGGATTCTGGGAAAAGAAGCTCCACGCGGAATATTGACCACAACTTGGGAGGGGGAGTCCAAAATAGGAGGGGCGGGAGTTTGCAGATAGGAGTACAACCAGGCAAAAAAAATACCAATTGCCAAAAAAAGAAAGAGGGTCGCGCCAAGCACGACCCGTTTCACAATACCATATCGAAGGATTTTACCATTCATAATGGGACGTTACTTTTTTAATGCCTTGTTTTTCTTTGTCCGCCCAAAGGCGACCTCAATGACCTCATCCATATGCTTTACTGGAAAGAACTGCATTTTATCCAGGATGTTTTTAGGTATCTCAACAAGATCTTTTTCGTTCTGAGCAGGGATGATTACCTTATTGATACCGGCACGAAGTGCTGCAATGGCCTTTTCCTTAAGTCCACCAATGGGCAAAACTCGGCCACGCAGGGTCACCTCACCGGTCATGGCCAGAGCCGAAACAATCTTGGTCTTAGTTATGGCAGACCAAAGCGCTGTGGCCATGGTGATACCCGCAGAAGGACCATCTTTAGGAATCGCACCAGCCGGGACATGAATATGCAGATCTATCTTATCAAAATATTCAGCAGCAACCCCCAACTCCTCGGTACGACTTCGACAGTAGGTAAGCGCCGCCTGAGCTGACTCCTTCATGACATCGCCAAGCTGACCGGTAAGAGAGAGCTTCCCCTTGCCTGGCATGACGTTGATTTCAATCTGGAGAATTTCACCGCCAAATTCTGTCCAGGCAAGCCCTGTCACCAAACCAGGCTCTTCAAGACGCTCAAGATCAGACTCCGGAATCAACTTCGGAGGTCCCAGATATTTATACACATTTTTCAGAGTAATATTATATGGTCCCTTTCCGCCCTCGGCCACCTTACGGGCAACCTTACGACAAACGGTGCCTATTTCACGTTCAAGACTACGCAGACCAGCCTCATAGGTATAGTGACTAACAATATGCTCCAAGACCTTATCATCCATTTGCAAATGTCTTGCCTTCAAACCATTTTGCCTTACCTGCCGAGGCAGTAGATATCTTCTGGCAATAGCTATCTTCTCTTCAAGGGTGTAGCCGGAAAGACGAATTATCTCCATCCGATCAAGAAGAGGGCCGGGAATGGTATCCGTCATATTGGCCGTAGTGATAAACATCACCTGGGACAGGTCCATGGGGATATCCAGGTAGTTATCTACGAAATCAGAGTTCTGTTCCGGATCAAGCACCTCAAGCAGGGCAGAGGATGGATCGCCACGATAATCAGAGCCAACCTTATCAATTTCATCCATCATAAAAACTGGATTATTGGTTGCGACAGTTTTCAAGCCCTGAATAATTCGGCCGGGCATTGCCCCGATATAGGTACGACGGTGACCACGAATCTCGGCCTCATCCCGCATACCACCAAGGGAAAGTCTATGAAATTTTCTTCCCATGGCCCGAGCTACAGATTTACCAAGAGATGTCTTACCAACACCTGGAGGGCCAACAAAACAGAGAATAGGTCCCTTAAGATCTTTATTGAGCTTGCGTACGGCAAGATACTCAACAATACGTTCTTTTACCTTATCCAGACCATAGTGATCTTCATCAAGCACCTTTTTGGCGTGCTTCAGATCAAGCAGATCCTTAGTGGCTTTTTTCCAGGGGTACATCAAGGATCCAATCAATATAGGTACGAATAACTGTTGCCTCTGAAGAATCAGGATGCATCATCTCCATCCGACTCAGCTGTTTATTCGCCTCTTTACGCACGGCCTTGGACATCTTGGTCTTACGAATCTTCTTTTCAAGCTCATCCAGTTCCTGGCCACGCTCATCCGGATCACCAAGTTCTTTTTGTAGGGCATGAATCTGTTCACGAAGATAGTACTCTCGCTGTGAACGGGTCATCTCCTCCTTTGCCTCATTCTGGATCTTTGCCTGAACAGTCGAAACGGCAAGCTCACGGGCAAGAAGTTTATTCACCACGGTCAGGCGTTTTACCTGATCTGTCTCCTCCAGAACTTCCTGTCCCTCACTGACCTTCAGGCGCAGATTAGAACCGACAAGATCGGCCAGACGACCGGGCTCTTCTATATTATTAATAATCATCATCAGATCGGCCGAGAGTACCCCGCGTAGAGACATTATCTTCTCTGTCTGCTCACGCACGTTTCTCATCATAGCCTCTACCTGAACAGAGATCTCCGGTAGCTCAATATCCTCAAGCACCTCAACCTTAGCCTGATAAAACGGCTCTTCCTTGACAACCTCGGCAACCCGAGCCTTGCTTACAGCCTGTACCAACACCTTCAATCGCCCATCGGGCAATTTCAGGGTACGCATCACCATACAGACCATACCGACTTTATAGAGATCGTCCTTACCAGGATTATCTTTGGTCGCATCTTTTTGCGTAACAAGCATAAGTAGCTTATTGGTATTCATGGCCTCGTTCACCGCTTCAACAGAGCTTGGACGCCCAACAAAAAGCGGAAGAATCATATAGTTAAATACGACCACATCCCGAACCGCCATCATGGGTAATACTTCTGGGATCTCCAGATCTTCATTACTAGAGAAATCATCCATGCTTATACTTAGCGCATCATTAAATTCCACTCCAACCTCCTAAAAAAAGCGGTGGATCAACCCATGAGGATCAATCATTATCTCGTAAAATTGTTCCATGAACAATTTGTCTCTTTCTTAAAACTTCATCATCACAAAGCTGATATAATCAAAACCACAAAAGGCCTACCAGGGATACCAACAATTTTAAACAAAATCGCCCGAAATTTTAAACATCGAAGACAACTAAGTCAAGGAGGCGGATATCAAGTTCACAACAAAAAGTCATTTTACCTTGCAGCTATTTCCTCTTTTAAGGATACTGCCTAAGGAATATTTTTCCTTCAATCTATCAAGAGCTTAGTCATTGAGAGTAAGAGCATCCCGCTCTACTGTTCTAAAATTTAACTACCACGACCTGTTAAAAACAGGTCAACTTTGGAGATTTCATGTTACATCCCGCATCTTTTTTCAACCTCACACTCTTTAAACACCAGAACCTCTTCCCCGCCGAGGCACCTGTCTGGACAGCCTTGACCAGACTCAAAAGCTATATGAATAAGTACCGCTACCCACAGATGAGCCATCCTCTTCTCAAGCCTGGCCTTCCCCTACCCGAGCCACTTATCTGGCACGAGGAGAGGCTCATTTCCACCCAGGGTAAAGAGATTGTTCTCGGTGATGCCTGCAAGCAGGGACTCATCATAAAGGATAATGGCCGGATACTTGAAGGGGCAAGTCTTATTATGGCCGGGGCAAGCCTGATAGGTGACCAGATATCCCTTGGCAAAGGAGTTCTGGTGGAGACAGGAGCCATGATAAAGTCTCCGACAATAATCGGCGATTACTGTGAGATCCGCCAGGGGGCATACCTCCGCGGCTATTGCCTGGCAGGAGCAGGCTGTGTACTCGGTCATAGCACCGAAATAAAGCACTCTATTATGCTTGATGGAGCGAAGGCAGGCCACTTCAACTATCTCGGTGACTCCATCCTCGGCAACAACACCAACCTCGGGGCGGGGACAAAGCTTGCCAACCTGCGTTTTCTCCCCGGCAACGTCCATATCCTACACGATAAGAAACAGATAGATAGCGGATTAAGGAAATTTGGTGCTATAATGGGAGACGATAGTCAGACGGGTTGTAACTCGGTGACAAGTCCCGGCACCGTTTTAGGAAAAAAATGTATGCTTATGCCCAACACAACAACAAAATCAGGATATCATCCTGATAAAACAAGAATATAAGTCACAGCGCTCATGAAATATCTCTCCCATATTTTTTCGTTTGCGAGCTGCATTATGGCTCTACTGCTTGTTGGACAGACGGGCCTTGCCCAAACTCCACCGCCACTCAAGCTCACCAGCAGACCCCTCGCTTCAGAACATTTCTTTAGTGATTCCGGAAAAATAGAAAAGAGACGCTTCATCCGCTTCCTGGTCCCCTACAGCAAAACATTTTTCTTTTTGGATGGAGCCCAGCCTCGTGGGCTCATCTACGACCGAATCATGGCCTTTGAAAGGGCACTCAACAAAAAGCTAAAGACCAAGCATATAAAGATCCACGCCGTCCTCATTCCCACCCCACGGAAAAAACTGCTCGAAGGCCTGATGACAGGCAAGGGCGACGTTGCGGCTGGCAACCTCACCATTA from the Desulfotalea psychrophila LSv54 genome contains:
- a CDS encoding GNAT family N-acetyltransferase; amino-acid sequence: MDFKIVNDCSEVDWEIVSETLKAVGMAYHSPDKHKRAFEASHTTVFIYSENRLIGFGRALSDGEYQAAIYDCAVWPEYQGQGIGSLIVQNILEQIPGCSVILYASPGKEGFYQKHQFRRMKTGMALFTDSAAKTKSGFTE
- the glmS gene encoding glutamine--fructose-6-phosphate transaminase (isomerizing); the encoded protein is MCGIVGYCGPKKVVPVILEGLRRLEYRGYDSAGLVYLQDGKIVKHRANGKLSCLEDVVGDDLVAPSHLGLGHTRWATHGAPTMENAHPHSDCTGELVLVHNGIIENYHSLREELRAKGHVFTSETDTEVLAHLIEEYLEQDAHGVDVLVRAIKEALARVEGSYALGVMWAKAPETLIAVRNQSPLVLGIGEEKGMFLASDTPALLPYTRKVIFLDDMEIAVLTADDYQIASLVSGEPVDKEITFIDWSASMAEKGGYKHFMLKEIFEQPQAITNTVAGRINLESGKANLPNLGFSDEQLRDIDRIFLVACGTSWHAAMVAKYWLEKYAKIPVQVDIASEFRYRHLLIDERVLTICISQSGETADTLAGIRRAKKMGSKILTICNVVGSTMTREADGVIYTHAGPEIGVASTKAFTAQLSALLLFTVFLGQKRKQLSLEKSLQLGRALVGVATVIEEILPSLQKKIASLIDDYYDSRDFLFIGRGLSFPIALEGALKLKEISYIHAEGYASGELKHGPIALIDRDMPILALVPDDDVYQKSISNVEEIKARQGRLILIGSEGDSQLANISDDVIYLPRVDDDVNPILYTIPAQLLSYEIATRRGCDVDQPRNLAKSVTVE
- the pyrE gene encoding orotate phosphoribosyltransferase, which translates into the protein MTDRQRLKEILLEKSYREGAFTLTSGKTSDFYIDGKQTTLSAEGALLCGKLLFQLIAENETKIDAVGGMTLGADPLVTAVSIASFLQDAPIPAFIVRKEAKGHGTGNYIEGLKNMADGCTVALLEDVVTTGGTLIKVIDRVEAAGFKVGLVATVIERQEGGTAVLAEAGYTLKSIFTREELLSK
- a CDS encoding dual CXXC motif small (seleno)protein, whose translation is MKCKECGEKLEVHRSCRRVRMRCISCKAEFQIHEVADQLDAETEEILAKYSTLIYD
- a CDS encoding PilZ domain-containing protein, encoding MTNEITVTCYINENGQTEVVCPKCFKSRLVSAEKFKGQKDNIGIRCPCGHLFKIQLEYRTRQRKETNFVGTYQLKPLASPHQTDSQARAPHSGGIVEIINISQTGLCFRARGHHGIQVEQDGRVQFVLDNRKEAKISKNVIIRNVEGKRIGCEFIQDQAYEKELGFYLRN
- the hflX gene encoding GTPase HflX; this encodes MARSLGQISAEINRQIGLLIHRSGKLEMIIVGTHKAIMIPSLAHLRGGGGRLKGVRLVHTHLRGEEISDEDLMDLLFLRLDMLSVLQVAKDGQVQSLHSAHLQPARDGASSWTFLDPVHPSQQRGSVEDIIAEVEAGFSRVRSLSVADDGDRAILVSVTAEVKMLAEESLTELGELARSANVKVLDTVLQRSRKANPRFILGKGKLADIMILALQLDANLLVFNQDLNPSQVRSITDFTEMRVIDRTQLILDIFASRALSREGKLQVEMAQLKYALPRLSSRDDALSRLSGGIGARGPGETKLELDRRRINDRLSGLARELKHVGEERYRRRAQRRRRDVPVLSLVGYTNAGKSTLLNVLTGSHIVAEDKLFATLDPTSRRLRFPTEMEVIITDTVGFIRNLPAELIKAFMATLEELEEADLLIHVIDVSNPCYRDHIEVVERLLSELDLGHIPCLKVFNKIDLLADPAVGLLEDLSEQGVLVSALQPETLKPFLARAEKMLGRILAEKDL
- a CDS encoding NAD+ synthase translates to MKIGLVQYNPLIGDFAHNCKKIVSWATKAQEAGCSLVVFPELAVSGYPPLDLLERSVFIEEHQAALDRLLGELPGIDVMFGAVEKREGKGGRALYNSVLVAREGRVVYRRRKQLLPTYDVFDESRYFEPGRAEESEKFYTLGGTTFGVTICEDVWHDEVGHYALSPVSGMVESCREKNISLAAVINISASPFQRGKEAQRRRIFAESALALGAPFLYCNQVGGQDSLIFDGGSLAISERGEVLGEAASCAEDLLVYDTESQECSAPPRPLASPEESVYQALVLGVRDYIRKCGFTSVVLGLSGGIDSALTAAIAVDALGAENVQGVALPSQYSSGGSYDDAQSLAENLGCDFKMIPIKDLFYAFESSLAPIFTGLEEDVTEQNLQARIRGNLLMALSNKFNKLLLTTGNKSEMAVGYCTLYGDMNGGLAVISDVPKQLVYALSRYVNRHGEIIPENTISKPPSAELKPDQCDQDDLPDYDVLDRVLELHLEDGCGCEEIVAHGFDRQMVQDVLRRVRLNEYKRKQAAVGLKVTSKAFGYGRRFPNAQNFRN
- the mltG gene encoding endolytic transglycosylase MltG; this encodes MNGKILRYGIVKRVVLGATLFLFLAIGIFFAWLYSYLQTPAPPILDSPSQVVVNIPRGASFPRIQKILAGAGLVNDDLRFALMARYLGLARQVKAGEFALPVERRPVELLRQLVVAKPVQHSVTVPEGLRIEELAAIFAADDWCDAERFISLARDEVFIASLGLAPLPSLEGYLYPDTYYLTRNIHGAEAIIPILVHRFSVVWRRLVAGREAAGEYSRLQLVTLASLVEEEARVAMEQPRIAGVFYNRLKRGIRLQSDPTVLYGLDEHQGPITRTDLRRKTPYNTYSIPGLPRGPICNPGEKALQAVLQPEKNSYLYFVSNNDGTHVFSTNLRDHNRAVYNYRRKLKKERDGEKTGQIGIN